A segment of the Streptomyces sp. XD-27 genome:
GACCGCGAAGGTGGCCGGAGGCGGCATCGCCGCGGCGGCCGGACGGTGCGACCGCGTACCGGCGCTCGCGGGATCCCGCTGACGCGGGGCAGAGGCACGTGGGGGCCACGGGGACGCGGAGGCGCTCCCGTGGCCCCCACACCGCACGGGTCACGGCCCGGCGTTCACGCCATTGCCCGCGGCCGAACGCTGGGCCGCTCTCCCAGCCTGTGGGCGGGGGGCGGGCTCCCGGCCCATACACGGGGCCGCTCCCAGCCGTACGCGGGGGTCACTCCCAGAACTAGGCGGGGGGATACGCGCCGGCCGCGATTGTCAGTGCCGCGCCGTACGGTGACGTCATGGCAGCCAGCATCGATCTGACCCTCGACTGCGCGGACGCGCGGCTTCTCGCCGACTTCTGGAAGGCGGCGCTCGGCTACATCGACGAGCCCCCGCCTCCTCCCTTCGCGACGCGCGAGGAGTGGCTCGCGCAGTTCGACCTGTCGGAGGACGACTCCGCCGACGACGTGGCGTGGCTCTGCGATCCCGACGGTGTCGGCCCCCGCCTGTCCATCCTCAAGGTCCCCGAGCCGAAGACGGCGAAGAACCGGCTTCATATAGACATCCGGTTGCCCCGGCACGGCAGCCCCGAGGAGCGGTGGGCGCGGATCAGGGCGGAGGCACGGCGGCTGGTGGCGGCGGGCGGGACCCTCCTGGAGGAGGTCGACGAGCACCATGTCGTGATGGCCGATCCGGAGGGGAACGAGTTCTGCGTCGCCTGAGCACCGCCAGGAGGGTGCGTCAGCCGTGTACAGGGGAGGCGTTCTCGTAGGCGCGGTCGGCGGTCGGCGGTTGGCGGTCGGGGGCGGCTGGGAGGCGCGTGCGCCGGAACGCGTCAGAGCTGTCCCGGGCGGATGACGACCGCCTCCACGCGCACCTGCCCGCTGTCGCGGAAGTGCAGGACGAACGGCACGCGTTCGCCCACGCGCAGCCGCGGCGGGTCCTCCACCATGACGTCCACCCCGGACGCGGACATCCGTACGGTGCCGCCCGCGGGAAGGGCCACCGACGGGACCATCCGCATGGCGCCCGCCCCTTTGCGCACGACCGTGCGGCTCAGCATGGCGCGGCCCGTCTCCGGTGAGGTGACGCGCACGAGCTCGTCGTCCACGCCGCCGTCGTTGCGCAGGTCGAAGAAGGCGGCCGTCACGTCCGGGTTCGTCGGCACCAGCATCCGTGCCGCGATGACCGACGGCTGGGCGGGGCTGCCCGCCGCCCCGGTCGCGGCCCACGCCGTGAGCCCGGCCAGAGCGAGGACGCTCGCGGCGACGGGGGCGAGGGCGGCCCGTACGGCGGTCAGATCGGTCATCAACGCCCCCAGG
Coding sequences within it:
- a CDS encoding VOC family protein gives rise to the protein MAASIDLTLDCADARLLADFWKAALGYIDEPPPPPFATREEWLAQFDLSEDDSADDVAWLCDPDGVGPRLSILKVPEPKTAKNRLHIDIRLPRHGSPEERWARIRAEARRLVAAGGTLLEEVDEHHVVMADPEGNEFCVA
- a CDS encoding copper chaperone PCu(A)C; amino-acid sequence: MTDLTAVRAALAPVAASVLALAGLTAWAATGAAGSPAQPSVIAARMLVPTNPDVTAAFFDLRNDGGVDDELVRVTSPETGRAMLSRTVVRKGAGAMRMVPSVALPAGGTVRMSASGVDVMVEDPPRLRVGERVPFVLHFRDSGQVRVEAVVIRPGQL